The bacterium genome contains the following window.
GCAGCGCGTCTCCTGCTGGGGCGCCTATGCGCTGTCGCGCGACACCGGCGCCGTGCTGACCCTGACGGCGCGGGCGACGCTGCTCGCCACCGGCGGCGCCGGCAAGGTGTATCTCTATACGTCGAATCCGGACATCGCGACCGGCGACGGCATCGCCATGGCGTACCGTGCCGGCGTGCCGATCGGGAACATGGAGTTCATCCAGTTCCACCCGACGTGCCTCTACCATCCGGCGGCCAAGTCCTTCCTGATCAGCGAGGCGCTGCGTGGCGAGGGCGCGATCCTGCGCCGGCCCGACGGCACTCCCTTCATGAGCACGTACGACCCGCGCGCCGAGCTCGCGCCGCGCGACATCGTCGCCCGCGCCATCGACAGTGAGATGAAGGTGCGCGGCTACGACTGCGTCTTCCTCGACATCTCGCACCAGCCGCGCGACTTCCTCCTCTCCCGCTTCCCCACCATCCACGCGCGCTGCCTCCAGTACGGCATCGACCTCACCCGCGAGCCGATCCCGGTCGTGCCCGCCGCGCACTACTGTTGCGGCGGCACCGTCACCACCGCCGACGGCGCCACCAGCGTCCGCCGCCTGTACGCCGCCGGGGAGGTGGCAATGACCGGCCTGCACGGCGCCAACCGCCTGGCGTCGAACTCGCTGCTCGAGGCGCTGGTCCTCGGCCACCGCTCCGCCGAGCACGCGGTGGCCCTGGTGGCCGCCGAGTCGCGCCAGCCGCCATCGTTCCCCGACTGGAACCCGGCCGGCGCCACCGATAGCGACGAGTCCGTGGTCGTCACCCAGAACTGGGACGAGATCCGCCGCTTCATGTGGAACTACGTCGGCATCGTCCGTTCCAACCGCCGCCTCGCCCGCGCCCTGCAGCGCATCGAGGCGTTGCGCGAGGAGATCGACCGCTACTACTGGGACTTCATCGTCACCGGCGACCTGATCGAGCTGCGCAACCTCGCCGTCGTCGCCGAGCTGATCATCCTCTCCGCGATCCGTCGCAAGGAGAGCCGCGGCCTCCACTACACGATCGACTACCCGGCGACGCTGCCCGAGGCGCGCGACACCATCATCTGGCCGGCGGAACGGTTCGCGCCCGATGCGGAGTTCCTCGCGTCCCTGCACCGGCGTCGGACGTCGGGCACCTGACCGGGATCGGCCGCCAGCATCGCTGACCTCTCGGCGGCGACCGCCGCCGCGCTCGGGCCCTACGCGGCCGCCATCGATTCGATCGGGAACTGCTTGCAGAGCGCGATGACGTCGTCGCGCACCGACGCCAACCCGGTGCTGTCCCCCACCCGCTCGAGCGCCCGGCCGATCAGCTCGGCGATGGCCGTCATCTCGGGCTCGCGCATGCCGCGGGTGGTCACCGCCGGCGTGCCGATGCGAACCCCGCTGGTGACGAACGGCGAGCGCGTTTCGAACGGCACGGTGTTGCGGTTGACCGTGATGTTCGCCGCCTCCAGCGTCTCCTGCGCCAGCTTGCCGGTGATCTCGGTGTTCCGTAGGTCGAGCAGCATCAGGTGATTGTCGGTGCCGCCCGACACCAGCCGGAAGCCGCGCTCGGTCAGGGCGTCGGCGAGAGCGCGCGCGTTGCGCACGATCTGCTCCTGATAGACGCGGAACTCCGGCCGCGCCGCTTCGCGCAGCGCCACCGCTTTGGCGGCGATGACGTGCATCAGCGGCCCGCCCTGGTTGCCGGGGAACACCGAGGAGTTGAGGCTCTTCGCGTATGCCTCGCGACACAGCACCATGCCGCCGCGTGGACCGCGCAGCGTCTTGTGGGTCGTGGTGGTGACGAACTCGGCGAGCGGCACGGGCGACGGATGGATGCCGGCGGCGACCAGGCCGGCGAAGTGCGCGATGTCGACCATCACCATGGCTCCCACCTCGTCGGCGGCGGCGCGGAACGGGGCGAAGTCGATGCTGCGCGGATAGGCGCTGTAGCCGACGACGATCAGCTTCGGCCGGTGCTGGCGGGCCAGCTCGCGCATCGCGTCGATGTCGAGCCGCTCGTCCTCGCGGCGCACGCCGTAGGGTACGACCTTGAAGAACTTGCCGGAGAAGTTGACGGGGCTGCCGTGCGTCAGATGGCCGCCGTGGGTCAGGTCCATCGCCAGGATCGTGTCGCCGGGCTGGAGCTGCGAGAAGTACACGGCCATGTTGGCCTGCGAGCCCGAGTGCGGCTGCACGTTGGCGTGCTCGGCGCCGAAGAGCGCCATGGCGCGGTCGATCGCCAACTGCTCCGCCACGTCGACGTGCTCGCAGCCGCCGTAGTAGCGACGGCCCGGATAGCCCTCGGCGTACTTGTTGGTGAGGATCGAGCCCTGCGCCTCGAGCACCGCCCGGCTGACCACGTTCTCGGAGGCGATCAGCTCCAGATTGTGCTGCTGCCGCTCCGCCTCGGCGCGGATGACGCGCCAGATCTCGGGATCGGCCTGCTCGAGCGCGGACGCCATGGGTTACGACTGTTTGTGGCTCTCGATGTAGTTGACGACGTCCTGGACGGTGCGGATCTTCTCCGCCTCCTCGTCCGAGATCTCCATGTCGTACTCTTCCTCGAGCGCCATCACGAGCTCGACGATGTCCAGCGAGTCGGCGCCCAGGTCCTCGATGAAGGAGGCCTCAGGCGTGACGTCGCCGTCGCCGACGCCCAGTTGCTCACAGATGATCTCGCGCACCTTTTGTTCGACCGGAGAGGCCATCCCCACCTCCTAATCCTGACTAGATGTACAAGCCGCCGTTGATGCCGATCACCTGACCGGTGATGTAGCCCGCTTCCCGTCGGGCCAGAAAGCCAACCAACTCCGCCACCTCGTCCACCGTTCCCAGTCGGCCAACCGGAATGAGCTGCAGATACTCCGATCGCCGGTCCTCGGGCAAGTAGGCGGTCATCTCGGTTTCGATGAGACCGGGCGCCACCGCGTTCACCGTCACCGAGCGGGACGCGAGCTCGCGCGCCATGGACTTGGTGAAACCGATGATCCCAGCCTTGGCTGCGGCGTAGGCGGCCTGGCCCGCGTTGCCCATCACCCCCACCACCGAGGTGATGTTGATGATGCGCCCGTAGTGCGCCCGCAGCATCGTGCGCGCCGCGGCGCGCGTGCAACTGAAGGTGCCGCGCAGGTTGACGGCGATCACCTGATCCCATTCCTCGGGCTTCAGCCGCAGCAGGAGGTTGTCGATCGCCATGCCGGCGTTGTTGACCAGGATGTCGAGCCGGCCGGCGGTCCTGACGATGCCGGCGATGGCGGCCGCGGTGGCCTCGACGTCGGCGACGTCGAACTGCACCGCCTCCGCCTGTCCACCGGCGGCGGCGATCGCCGCGACGCACGACTGCGCGGCATCGCCATCGCGGACGTAACTGACATAGGTCCGCGCGCCTCGGCCCGCCAGATGACGAGCGATCCCGCGACCGATGCCGCGCGACGCCCCGGTGACCAGGGCGACCTGGTCGGCCAGCGGACCGCTCATCGCCTGGGCGCGGTCCGGCTCAGTCCTGGATCTCGACCACCTGCCGGCCGCGGTACATGCCGCAGTGCGGACAGGCGCGATGGCGGAGCGCCGCCTCCCCGCACTCGGGGCACGGCACCGTGCTGGGCGCCACCAGGGCATCGTGCGCGCGGCGCTTGTTCTTCTTCGACACGGAGGTACGTCGCTTGGGAACGGGCATCGGGGTCTCCTTGCGGCCGCCGTCTGGCGCGGCGGGCCGATCGTGATCGATGAACGGGTGTGGCCTCGTCAGGAATCGCGGCGCAGGCTCCGCAGCACCGCCAGGCGCGGGTCACCGTCGTCGGCGGCGCAGCCGCAGGCGCCGGCGTTGAGGTCGGCGCCACAGCGGGCGCAGAGGCCGCGGCAGTCCTCGCGGCACAGTGGCAGCGTCGGCAGCGACAGCAGCAGCCGTTCGCGCAGCGGCGGCGAGAGGTCGACCTCCTCGCCCTCGTACCACATCATGTGCTCGTCGCCGCCGCCGTCGAGCGCCTCGTCGGCCCACCGTCCGCGGCGCGGCACCATGATGAAATCGAAGTCCGGGTCGTGGTCGAATTCGAACTCGCGCAGGCAGCGCGCGCACACGCCGGCCACCCGGCTGCGCATGTGGCCCTGGAAGAACAGCTCCTGGCCGGTGCGGTAGAAACGCACGTCCACCGTGGCGGGTCCGCGGAACTCGTAGTCGTGCGCCGGTCCGTGCGCCAGCAGCGGGCTCAGCTCGTCCGTCGGCTCGTCGCAGACGAGCGACTTGACGCGTTCGTCGATGTCGCGAAGGGGGATACGCACGGCCTCATACCGGGGAGCAGAAGTTCGCGAGAGTATCGGCGAGGGTGGCGAAAATCAAGATTGGTCGGCACCTTCCACGCCCAGGCGACGCTCCAGTCGGCGCACCCGGCGGAACAGCTCGGGCAGCCGCGTGGTCGCCGCCATGGCCCGGCGCCAGAGCCCCATTTCCATCGCCGGATAGCCGCCCATCGTCGCGCCGGCGGGCACCGAGTTGTTCACCCCGCTCTGGGCGGCAATCTGCGCCCCGTCGCCGATGGTCAGGTGCCCCGCGGTCCCGACCTGCCCGCCGATCCGCACCCACTGGCCGATGCGGGTGCTGCCGGAGAGCCCGACCTGCGCCGCCAGCATGCTGTGCGAGCCGATCTCGCAGCCGTGGGCGACCATCACCAGATTGTCGAGCTTCACGCCCTGGCGGAGGACCGTCGAGCCGACCATGGCACGATCCACGGTGCTGTTGGCTCCGACCTCGACCTGGTGCTCGAGCACCACGTCACCGCCCTGCAGCAGGCGCTTGATGCCGCCGTCCGCTGGCGCATAACCGAAGCCGTCCGAGCCGATCACCGACCCGGCGTGCAGCACGACGTCGTCGCCGATGCGCACCCGCTCCCGCACCGTGGCGTGGGCATGAGCGGTGAAGCGCTCGCCGATGGTGACGTCGTCGTAGATCACCACGTGCGGCGCGAGGCGGGCCTGGCGCCCGATCCGCACCCGCTCGCCGATCACGGCGTAGGCGCCGATCGACGCGTCCGGCCCGATCACCGCCGAGGCGGCGATCTGCGCCGTCGGGTGGATGGAACGCGGCCAGGTCAGCGGGACGTGGAAGTGCTCCACGGCGCGCGCGAAGGCCATGTACGGCTCCGGCGTGCGCAGGCTCGGCAACGGCGTCGCCGGCGCGTCGAGCGCCAGGATGACCGCCGCGGCGCGACAATCGGCGAGGAACTTCAGATAGCGTGGGTTCGCCACGAATGTGAGATCGCCGGCGCCCGCGCTCTCGATCGGCGCGCAGCGCGTGATCTCCACCCCCCCGTCGCCGTGCAGCTCGCAGCCCAGCCGCGCCGCCAGATCGCTCAGGCGCATCGTCCGCCTCCTCGTGTGCTGGGCCGCTCTTAGCGACGGCGCGCTGGCGCGGCAACTCGGCCCGTCGGTGCGTTGCGGTCGCGCAGACCCTGTGGTAGCTGCCGACGACTCGGCTCGGCGATCAGCGCCGGCACCCGTGCGGATCGCGAATCCCGCGCCGGGCCGCACACGACAGATGCCCCAGCTCACTCTCGGTCTTCCCAAAGGCAGTCTCGAAGCCACCACCCTCGAGCTCTTCCGCAAGTCGGGCTGGAAGATCTCGGGCGCCGACCGCAGCTACTTCCCCAGCGTCGACGACGATACCCTGCGCTGCGTTCTGGCGCGCCCGCAGGAGATGTCGCGCTACGTCGAGGACGGCGTGCTCGACGCCGGCATCACCGGCAAGGACTGGACGCTCGAGAACGATTCCGACGTGCACGTCGTCTGCGACTTCGTCTACTCGAAGGCCAGCATGCGCCCGACCCGCTGGGTGCTGGTGGTGCCCCAGGCCTCGCCGATCACCACCCTGGAGCAGATGCAGGGCAAGCGGATCGCAACCGAGATGGTCGGCTTCACCAAGCGCTACTTCCGTGAACGCCACGTCGACGTCGACGTCGAGTTCTCGTGGGGCGCGACCGAGGCGAAGGTCGTCCAGGGGCTGGTGGACGCGATCGTGGAAGTGACCGAGACCGGCAGCACCATCCGCGCCAACGGCCTCAAGATCATCCACGAGCTCTGCCAGTCCAATCCCCAGTTGGTCGCCAATCGCGGCGCCTGGGAGGACCCGTGGAAGCGCGAGAAGATCGAGCAGATCTCGCTGCTCCTCAACGGCGCCCTGCAGGCCGAGGCCAAGGTCGGGCTCAAGATGAACGTGCCGAAGGACAAGCTCGACGCCATCATGGCGATGATCCCGAGCATCACCGCGCCGACCGTGTCGCCGCTCTACAAGACCGAGTGGTTCGCCATCGAGACCGTCATCGCCGAGGCGGTGGTGCGGGAGCTGATCCCGCAGCTCCTCAAGAACGGCGCCGTCGGGATCATCGAGTATCCGCTGAACAAGGTGATCTGACCTCGATGCGACAAAACGCCTTCACCGCGGAGGCACGGAGACACGGAGGGGGCAGCGTCGCAATGGCGGGTGGGTGCGATCCCTATGGCCATTGTTGATGGCGTTGGGGATCTCCCCCCCCCCGAACCCCCTAAGCAAGGCTAACAAGGTGATCTGATGTTGCGCTGCGCTCCCGTCCGCTGGCTCGCCCTCGCCGGCCTCGTCCTGCTCGCCGCCTGCAGCCAGCAGACCCCCGAGGATCGGGCCCGCGAGCAGGCGGAGAAGCTGCAGAAGAGCATGGTCGACGTCGAGGCGGTGGCGCTGGAGCAGAAGGCTCCGGCCGACGTGGTCTCGGAGGTGCAGCGCAATCTGACGGCGGTCAACGAGTACCAGGGCGAGATCAATGGCACGCTCGACTCGGTGACGATCAACGCCATCCAGGCGTTCCAGCGCAGCGCCGGTCTCAGGGACGACGGCATCATCACCGAGAAGACGCGCGAGAAGCTGGCGGCCGCCGCGGCCAAGCCATAGCGGCGGTAGACCTCGGTGTTCCTCCGTGGTGAAGGAGGCCATGGCCGATCGCTTCGCCGAGAGTGAGGCGCTGCTCGAGCGCGCCCGCCGCGTCGTTCCCGGCGGTGTCTACGGACACCAGGCGCCGCGCATGGTGGTCGGCGGCTCGTACCCGTATTTCTTCGCGCGCGGTGAGGGGTGCCGGATCTGGGACGTGGACGGCAACGAGTTCATCGACCTGATGTGTTCGTACGGGCCGATCGTCCTCGGCCACCGCCACCCAGCCGTCGAGGAGGCGGTGCGCCGGCAGATGGCCGAGGGCGATTGTTTCAACGCCCCGAGCCGGCGCTGGGTCGAGCTCGCCGAGCGCCTGGTTGCGATCACGCCGTTCGCCGACTGGGCGGCCTTCGCCAAGAACGGCTCCGACGTCTGCACCTGGTCGGTGCAGGTGGCGCGCGAGCACACCGGCCGCCCGCTGGTCGCCAAGGCGACGGGCGCCTACCACGGCGCGCACGCCTGGTGCACCCCGGCGCCCGCCGGCGTCACCGCGGAGGACACGGCCAACGTCGTCACCTTCACGTACAACGACCTCGACAGCGTCCGTCGGGTGGTCGACGCGCACCGCGATCGCCTGGCGGCGATCATCGTCTCGCCCTTCCGCCACGACGCCTTCCACGACCAGGAACTGCCGGTCGAGGGCTTCCTGCCCGGCGTGCGCGCGCTGTGCGACGCCGCCGGCGCGGTGATGATCCTGGACGACGTGCGCGCCGGCTTCCGGCTCCACCTCGGCGGCTCGGGCGAGCGCTTCGCCGTCCGGCCCGATCTCGCCTGCTACGCCAAGGCGCTCGCCAACGGCTATCCGCTCGCCGCGTGCGTCGGCCGCGAGGCGCTCAAGGGCGCCGCCGAGCGCGTCTATTTCACCGGCTCCTACTTCACCAGCGCGGTGCCGATGGCGGCCGCGCTCGCCTGCCTCGCCGAGCTCGAGGCGTCCGGCGCCATCGCCCACATGGAGGCGATGGGACGGCGGCTGCAGCGCGGCATCGCGGCGCAGGCCGCAAGCCACGACCTGTCGATCACCTACTCGGGACCGCCCGCGATCCCCTTCATGACCTTCGCCGGCGATGTGAAGTTCGCCCGCAGCCGCGTCTTCGCCGCCGCCTGCGCGGCGCGCGGCGTCTACCTCGCGCCCTACCACAACTGGTTCGTGTCGGCGGCCCACCGGGAGGGCGACATCGACCAGGTGCTCGACGTCACCGACGCCGCCTTCGCGGCGGTGCGCAACGCGGCCTGAGTCGCGTCGAGGTGCCCATGCCCGATCTGCTCTACGACAAGTCCGATCACGTTGCCGTCATCACCCTCAATCGGCCCGAGCGGCTGAATGCCATCAGCATCGAGATGCTGCGCGCCCTTGGCGATGCGCTCACCGACGCAGACCGCGACGGCGCCGTGCGCGCCGTCATCATCACGGGCGCCGGCCGCGGCTTCTGCAGCGGCCTCGATCTCAAGGACGCCATGGCCGGCACGGGCATCGGCGGCAGCGGCGCCCTGGCGCCCGGCGGCGGCGCCGCCCACTTCGGGACCCGCGAGCTGCCGACGGTCGTCCTGCACGAGATCGACACCCCGGTCCTGTGCGCGATCAACGGCCCCGCCGCCGGCTACGGCCTCGACCTCGCCCTCGGCTGCGATATGCGCCTGATCGCCGACACCGCCCGCCTGCTGCCCGGCTTCGCCAAGCGCGGCATCGTGCCGGAGAGCGGCGGCACCTGGTACCTTCCCCGGCTCGTCGGCTGGGCAAAGGCGTGCGAGATCGGCTTCATCGCCGACGACATCGCGGCCGACCGCGCGCTCGCGCTCGGCTTGGTCAACGCCGTCGTGCCGGCCGCCAACCTGCTCGACGAGGCGCATCGCTGGGCGGCGAAGATCGCCGCCAACGCGCCGTTGGCGATCCGCGCCATGAAGCGCCTGTATCGCCACGGTCTGAGCGAGGACTTCTCCTCGCACTCGCATCACGTGCTGATGCAGCTCCTGCTGCTCTTCCGCTCGCAGGACTTCCAGGAAGGCATGATGTCCTTCATGGAGAAGCGGCCGCCCAGGTTCGGCGGCGCGTGAGCGCCGCCGTCAGCCGTCAGCGGCAGGCGCGATCCGACTGAGGACCGCGGGCCGACCGCCGCCGGCTATGGCGTGACCGGTTTTCCCTCGACCGCCGTGGTTTCGACGATCCACGGCGGCGCGGTGTCGGGGAAGGCCGGCGGCGCGGTCGTTTCGTCCACAGCCGGCGCCGCCGTCAGCAGACGGTCGAGCTCGCCGGGATCGATCTTGCCGATGTACTTGCG
Protein-coding sequences here:
- a CDS encoding peptidoglycan-binding protein, encoding MLRCAPVRWLALAGLVLLAACSQQTPEDRAREQAEKLQKSMVDVEAVALEQKAPADVVSEVQRNLTAVNEYQGEINGTLDSVTINAIQAFQRSAGLRDDGIITEKTREKLAAAAAKP
- the fabG gene encoding 3-oxoacyl-[acyl-carrier-protein] reductase translates to MSGPLADQVALVTGASRGIGRGIARHLAGRGARTYVSYVRDGDAAQSCVAAIAAAGGQAEAVQFDVADVEATAAAIAGIVRTAGRLDILVNNAGMAIDNLLLRLKPEEWDQVIAVNLRGTFSCTRAAARTMLRAHYGRIINITSVVGVMGNAGQAAYAAAKAGIIGFTKSMARELASRSVTVNAVAPGLIETEMTAYLPEDRRSEYLQLIPVGRLGTVDEVAELVGFLARREAGYITGQVIGINGGLYI
- the nadB gene encoding L-aspartate oxidase; the protein is MDADFLVIGSGLAGLTFALQAARSGDVLVLSKDVLPESATRYAQGGIASVWSADDSFEAHVEDTLIAGAGLCHRELVQLVVREGPARIRDLIALGTHFSRRDHQDDPEYDLGQEGGHSHRRILHASDVTGREIMRALVAAVRATPNIRVLERHLAIDLLTDAAQDPTAQRVSCWGAYALSRDTGAVLTLTARATLLATGGAGKVYLYTSNPDIATGDGIAMAYRAGVPIGNMEFIQFHPTCLYHPAAKSFLISEALRGEGAILRRPDGTPFMSTYDPRAELAPRDIVARAIDSEMKVRGYDCVFLDISHQPRDFLLSRFPTIHARCLQYGIDLTREPIPVVPAAHYCCGGTVTTADGATSVRRLYAAGEVAMTGLHGANRLASNSLLEALVLGHRSAEHAVALVAAESRQPPSFPDWNPAGATDSDESVVVTQNWDEIRRFMWNYVGIVRSNRRLARALQRIEALREEIDRYYWDFIVTGDLIELRNLAVVAELIILSAIRRKESRGLHYTIDYPATLPEARDTIIWPAERFAPDAEFLASLHRRRTSGT
- a CDS encoding aminotransferase class III-fold pyridoxal phosphate-dependent enzyme; translation: MADRFAESEALLERARRVVPGGVYGHQAPRMVVGGSYPYFFARGEGCRIWDVDGNEFIDLMCSYGPIVLGHRHPAVEEAVRRQMAEGDCFNAPSRRWVELAERLVAITPFADWAAFAKNGSDVCTWSVQVAREHTGRPLVAKATGAYHGAHAWCTPAPAGVTAEDTANVVTFTYNDLDSVRRVVDAHRDRLAAIIVSPFRHDAFHDQELPVEGFLPGVRALCDAAGAVMILDDVRAGFRLHLGGSGERFAVRPDLACYAKALANGYPLAACVGREALKGAAERVYFTGSYFTSAVPMAAALACLAELEASGAIAHMEAMGRRLQRGIAAQAASHDLSITYSGPPAIPFMTFAGDVKFARSRVFAAACAARGVYLAPYHNWFVSAAHREGDIDQVLDVTDAAFAAVRNAA
- a CDS encoding serine hydroxymethyltransferase, encoding MASALEQADPEIWRVIRAEAERQQHNLELIASENVVSRAVLEAQGSILTNKYAEGYPGRRYYGGCEHVDVAEQLAIDRAMALFGAEHANVQPHSGSQANMAVYFSQLQPGDTILAMDLTHGGHLTHGSPVNFSGKFFKVVPYGVRREDERLDIDAMRELARQHRPKLIVVGYSAYPRSIDFAPFRAAADEVGAMVMVDIAHFAGLVAAGIHPSPVPLAEFVTTTTHKTLRGPRGGMVLCREAYAKSLNSSVFPGNQGGPLMHVIAAKAVALREAARPEFRVYQEQIVRNARALADALTERGFRLVSGGTDNHLMLLDLRNTEITGKLAQETLEAANITVNRNTVPFETRSPFVTSGVRIGTPAVTTRGMREPEMTAIAELIGRALERVGDSTGLASVRDDVIALCKQFPIESMAAA
- a CDS encoding ATP phosphoribosyltransferase, translated to MPQLTLGLPKGSLEATTLELFRKSGWKISGADRSYFPSVDDDTLRCVLARPQEMSRYVEDGVLDAGITGKDWTLENDSDVHVVCDFVYSKASMRPTRWVLVVPQASPITTLEQMQGKRIATEMVGFTKRYFRERHVDVDVEFSWGATEAKVVQGLVDAIVEVTETGSTIRANGLKIIHELCQSNPQLVANRGAWEDPWKREKIEQISLLLNGALQAEAKVGLKMNVPKDKLDAIMAMIPSITAPTVSPLYKTEWFAIETVIAEAVVRELIPQLLKNGAVGIIEYPLNKVI
- the lpxD gene encoding UDP-3-O-(3-hydroxymyristoyl)glucosamine N-acyltransferase, which translates into the protein MRLSDLAARLGCELHGDGGVEITRCAPIESAGAGDLTFVANPRYLKFLADCRAAAVILALDAPATPLPSLRTPEPYMAFARAVEHFHVPLTWPRSIHPTAQIAASAVIGPDASIGAYAVIGERVRIGRQARLAPHVVIYDDVTIGERFTAHAHATVRERVRIGDDVVLHAGSVIGSDGFGYAPADGGIKRLLQGGDVVLEHQVEVGANSTVDRAMVGSTVLRQGVKLDNLVMVAHGCEIGSHSMLAAQVGLSGSTRIGQWVRIGGQVGTAGHLTIGDGAQIAAQSGVNNSVPAGATMGGYPAMEMGLWRRAMAATTRLPELFRRVRRLERRLGVEGADQS
- a CDS encoding DUF177 domain-containing protein, with the protein product MRIPLRDIDERVKSLVCDEPTDELSPLLAHGPAHDYEFRGPATVDVRFYRTGQELFFQGHMRSRVAGVCARCLREFEFDHDPDFDFIMVPRRGRWADEALDGGGDEHMMWYEGEEVDLSPPLRERLLLSLPTLPLCREDCRGLCARCGADLNAGACGCAADDGDPRLAVLRSLRRDS
- a CDS encoding enoyl-CoA hydratase/isomerase family protein; translation: MPDLLYDKSDHVAVITLNRPERLNAISIEMLRALGDALTDADRDGAVRAVIITGAGRGFCSGLDLKDAMAGTGIGGSGALAPGGGAAHFGTRELPTVVLHEIDTPVLCAINGPAAGYGLDLALGCDMRLIADTARLLPGFAKRGIVPESGGTWYLPRLVGWAKACEIGFIADDIAADRALALGLVNAVVPAANLLDEAHRWAAKIAANAPLAIRAMKRLYRHGLSEDFSSHSHHVLMQLLLLFRSQDFQEGMMSFMEKRPPRFGGA
- the rpmF gene encoding 50S ribosomal protein L32 codes for the protein MPVPKRRTSVSKKNKRRAHDALVAPSTVPCPECGEAALRHRACPHCGMYRGRQVVEIQD
- the acpP gene encoding acyl carrier protein, producing the protein MASPVEQKVREIICEQLGVGDGDVTPEASFIEDLGADSLDIVELVMALEEEYDMEISDEEAEKIRTVQDVVNYIESHKQS